One stretch of Phaeobacter inhibens DSM 16374 DNA includes these proteins:
- the modA gene encoding molybdate ABC transporter substrate-binding protein, translating to MQSQHQPDRLIGPEPRSSRRLARLAMVLALLWPGSAFSDRLTVFGAASLKTALEQIAEAYEAKNGTTVDLSLAGSSLLARQLQYGAPADVFISANAAWMDWAQSRNLIAAETRIDLLGNSLVLITPTVAPPAVPSLSLQNTSALLTQVQDRPLAMALVEAVPAGIYGKSALQHLGLWDQLQPHVAQTDNVRAALALVARGAAGLGVVYGSDVIGTPAVTVVDRFPQDSHTPITYPAAATHDGQKAIDFLNFLSSPIAKEIFVGQGFTVLVE from the coding sequence GTGCAGAGCCAACACCAGCCGGATCGCCTCATAGGTCCAGAACCGCGGAGCAGCCGACGTCTCGCACGCCTCGCGATGGTTCTGGCCTTGCTTTGGCCAGGATCCGCGTTCAGCGACCGCCTTACTGTTTTTGGTGCGGCAAGCCTCAAGACCGCGCTGGAGCAGATCGCTGAGGCCTATGAAGCCAAGAATGGCACAACCGTTGATCTGTCTCTGGCCGGATCTTCCCTGCTGGCCCGGCAGCTGCAATATGGCGCACCAGCCGATGTTTTCATCTCTGCCAACGCCGCCTGGATGGATTGGGCGCAGTCGCGAAACCTGATTGCAGCCGAGACACGCATTGATCTCCTCGGCAATTCCCTCGTCCTGATCACACCAACCGTAGCACCACCAGCTGTGCCCTCCCTCTCTCTGCAAAATACATCCGCGCTGCTGACCCAGGTACAGGATCGCCCGCTGGCAATGGCCCTGGTGGAGGCCGTCCCGGCCGGGATTTATGGCAAGTCTGCGTTGCAACATCTGGGTCTGTGGGATCAATTGCAGCCACATGTTGCACAAACCGACAATGTACGCGCTGCGCTTGCGCTGGTCGCCCGCGGCGCCGCTGGTCTGGGTGTGGTCTACGGGTCCGATGTGATCGGCACCCCCGCTGTTACCGTTGTTGATCGGTTCCCGCAAGACAGCCACACACCAATAACCTACCCCGCCGCCGCGACCCATGACGGGCAGAAGGCCATTGATTTCCTGAACTTTCTCAGCAGTCCGATTGCGAAAGAGATCTTTGTCGGGCAAGGTTTCACCGTGCTAGTGGAGTGA
- the modC gene encoding molybdenum ABC transporter ATP-binding protein, producing the protein MLDVRLTHQLGQLALDVDFSAPAGVTVLFGRSGAGKTTVVNAVAGLLQPQTGKICHGSRVVLDTEAGIDTPPHRRRIGYIFQDARLFPHMSVSKNLLYGQRFKTRNREVTTFDTVVEMLGLGALLNRHPANLSGGEKQRVAIGRALLSAPDMILADEPLAALDETRKAEILPYLERLRDEITLPILYVTHSVAEVARLATTVVVLQDGRCIRSGPADLVLADPTIMPTGVRAAGAILQATVQQHHADGLSELNAGGLALFLPRVPHPPGHAVRVRISAHEVILSRQRPVGLSALNILPGRVTALRSGDGPGIMISLQTSAGALLARVTRRSAVALDLAIGTECHAIVKSVSIAPEDVGGTRTG; encoded by the coding sequence ATGTTAGACGTCAGGCTGACGCATCAGCTGGGGCAGCTGGCCTTGGATGTCGATTTTTCTGCCCCTGCGGGGGTGACCGTTTTGTTCGGCCGTTCCGGGGCCGGGAAAACCACTGTCGTGAACGCTGTGGCAGGTCTGTTGCAGCCACAGACAGGCAAAATCTGCCACGGGAGCCGCGTTGTTCTGGATACAGAAGCCGGGATAGATACCCCCCCGCACCGTCGTCGCATTGGCTACATCTTTCAGGATGCACGGCTTTTTCCCCATATGAGTGTTTCGAAAAACCTTTTGTATGGCCAGAGATTTAAGACCCGAAATCGCGAGGTGACGACATTTGACACCGTGGTCGAGATGCTCGGATTGGGGGCATTGCTGAACCGCCATCCAGCCAATCTCTCGGGTGGTGAAAAACAGCGTGTCGCAATTGGCCGCGCCCTGTTGTCGGCACCGGATATGATCCTGGCGGACGAACCGCTGGCCGCCCTGGACGAGACCCGGAAGGCCGAAATTCTTCCCTATCTGGAACGGCTGCGCGACGAAATCACGCTCCCCATTCTCTATGTCACGCATTCAGTTGCCGAGGTCGCCCGGCTGGCAACCACTGTGGTTGTCCTGCAAGACGGGCGCTGTATCCGCAGCGGCCCCGCCGATCTGGTGCTGGCCGACCCGACCATCATGCCGACTGGCGTGCGTGCTGCGGGCGCTATTCTGCAAGCTACAGTACAGCAGCACCACGCAGATGGGCTGAGCGAGTTGAATGCCGGTGGTCTTGCCCTGTTCCTTCCTCGCGTGCCCCATCCGCCGGGCCATGCCGTGCGTGTCCGCATCTCCGCCCATGAGGTGATCCTGTCACGCCAGCGACCCGTCGGCCTGTCTGCATTGAACATTCTGCCGGGCCGCGTCACCGCGCTGCGTAGCGGCGACGGGCCAGGTATCATGATCTCTTTGCAGACCTCAGCAGGAGCCTTGCTGGCACGTGTCACCCGGCGATCTGCCGTCGCGCTGGATCTGGCCATCGGCACCGAATGCCATGCGATTGTGAAATCCGTATCGATCGCGCCAGAAGATGTGGGCGGAACCCGCACAGGCTAA
- a CDS encoding NAD(P)/FAD-dependent oxidoreductase, whose translation MTPDRNRSLWQATCRENLDAAALHDDVSADLVVVGGGYTGCSAALRAAELGADVRLLEAETFGAGGSGRNVGLVNAGLWLPPKKINSVLGEVNGTRLSTLLAAAPAAVFELIKTHQIDCEPIQTGTLHCAHARSGLKDLRKRHQQLTAIGAPVTLLSRGDAIARVGSDAVYGALFDPRAGTIQPLAYAIGLARAAASQGARLHASSPVVGLTRETDGWRVSTPGGTVRARHLIMATNAYPLPITGYTAPATIPVSYFQAATAPLPAGLAGRILPQAEGCWDTGLIMSSWRRDRAGRLIIGGMGDLSHPARSVHTNWLRRKLAVMFPALADHPFEAEWAGKIAMTTEHIPKIIDLGQGFACFGYSGRGIGPGTVFGRRMAEALMHGDRSLLPIPVSDDHRLPFAGVRGTYYETGATLVHLLAGRVGQTPTPTDQ comes from the coding sequence ATGACGCCTGACCGAAACCGCAGCCTCTGGCAGGCAACCTGTCGAGAGAACCTCGATGCTGCTGCCTTGCACGATGATGTCTCGGCAGATTTGGTTGTTGTCGGCGGTGGGTACACCGGATGTTCGGCGGCTTTGCGCGCGGCAGAGTTGGGGGCTGATGTTCGCTTGCTGGAGGCGGAGACCTTTGGTGCGGGCGGGTCCGGGCGGAATGTCGGATTGGTTAATGCCGGGCTGTGGTTGCCCCCCAAGAAGATCAACTCCGTCCTCGGAGAGGTCAACGGCACCCGGCTGTCCACCCTCCTTGCGGCCGCGCCCGCGGCGGTTTTTGAACTGATCAAGACCCATCAGATCGACTGCGAACCGATACAGACTGGCACGCTGCATTGCGCCCATGCGCGCTCGGGACTGAAAGATCTGCGAAAGCGGCACCAACAGCTGACGGCCATAGGCGCCCCGGTCACGCTCCTGTCTCGCGGCGATGCCATCGCGCGCGTTGGCAGCGATGCCGTCTATGGCGCCCTGTTCGACCCTCGCGCCGGAACCATTCAGCCGCTGGCCTACGCCATCGGACTGGCCCGCGCCGCGGCTTCGCAAGGCGCTAGGCTGCATGCAAGCTCACCCGTTGTCGGTCTTACACGCGAAACAGATGGCTGGCGGGTCAGCACACCCGGAGGCACAGTCCGCGCCCGTCACCTGATCATGGCAACAAACGCCTACCCGCTGCCCATCACGGGATATACCGCCCCGGCCACCATCCCGGTCAGCTATTTTCAGGCCGCAACCGCGCCGCTTCCAGCCGGTCTCGCGGGGCGGATCCTGCCGCAGGCAGAAGGCTGCTGGGACACAGGCCTGATCATGTCGTCCTGGCGACGCGACCGGGCCGGGCGGTTGATCATCGGGGGCATGGGTGACTTGTCCCACCCGGCGCGCAGCGTTCATACAAACTGGCTCCGGCGAAAGCTGGCAGTCATGTTCCCTGCCCTCGCAGATCACCCGTTTGAGGCAGAGTGGGCCGGCAAGATCGCGATGACAACCGAGCACATCCCAAAAATTATTGATTTGGGTCAGGGATTTGCCTGTTTTGGATACTCAGGACGCGGTATCGGCCCCGGTACGGTTTTCGGCCGACGCATGGCCGAGGCCCTGATGCATGGAGACAGATCGCTACTGCCCATTCCAGTAAGCGACGACCACAGGTTGCCCTTTGCCGGCGTGCGTGGCACCTACTATGAGACCGGCGCCACGCTGGTTCATCTACTGGCGGGACGGGTCGGCCAGACGCCGACCCCCACCGATCAATAG
- the modB gene encoding molybdate ABC transporter permease subunit produces the protein MQWLGPEEWQAVALSLKVSFWATLLSLPLALLVALALARGQFRGKALLNGVVHLPLILPPVVTGYILLILFSGPSPIGSALSAVGIVFAFRWTGAALAAAIMGFPLMVRAIRLSLEAVDPKLEQAAATLGASRIWVFVTITLPLILPGVLAGAVLGFAKAMGEFGATITFVSNIPGQTRTLPSAIYAFLQVPGGETAAFRLVIISVALAMAALLASEWLARRVADRVRGATC, from the coding sequence ATGCAGTGGCTTGGCCCCGAAGAATGGCAGGCGGTGGCCCTGTCCCTGAAGGTATCGTTCTGGGCAACCCTTCTGTCGCTGCCGCTGGCGCTGTTGGTGGCGCTGGCGCTGGCGCGTGGGCAGTTTCGGGGCAAAGCACTGCTAAACGGAGTGGTTCATCTGCCATTGATTCTGCCACCCGTGGTCACCGGCTACATTCTGTTGATCCTCTTCAGCGGCCCCAGTCCGATTGGTAGTGCTCTGAGCGCGGTCGGCATCGTCTTTGCCTTTCGCTGGACCGGCGCGGCCCTCGCTGCTGCGATCATGGGTTTTCCATTGATGGTGCGCGCCATACGTCTTTCGCTGGAGGCGGTAGACCCCAAGCTGGAACAGGCTGCCGCGACACTGGGTGCCTCGCGGATCTGGGTGTTCGTGACCATCACCCTGCCTCTGATCCTCCCCGGTGTTCTGGCCGGAGCCGTCCTTGGCTTCGCCAAGGCAATGGGTGAGTTCGGCGCAACCATCACCTTTGTCTCCAACATTCCGGGCCAGACGCGGACGCTGCCTTCGGCAATCTACGCCTTTCTGCAGGTGCCCGGTGGTGAAACAGCGGCATTTCGACTGGTGATTATCTCCGTTGCCCTTGCCATGGCCGCGCTGCTGGCGTCGGAATGGCTGGCACGCCGTGTTGCGGACCGGGTCCGGGGGGCGACATGTTAG
- a CDS encoding CheB methylesterase domain-containing protein, translated as MEATYPGLQVLLANNLMMAYNQAEAGQPTFAFVEDGFTKLPEFEMMLALFSALDIRWVSVMDNQGSTPARNSSPLLDVGAGIFELTKSDNPRDFARYFDMMVKAPRRDQASPLQKQTAGGTAGPGSDKIILIGSSTGGVEALRSVLVGFPLNCPPTLIVQHTGKNFGRGLVSLLDRICPAKVLTADDNMTLSPGHVYVAAGQPRHMGMTPRKPYRTRFKEGPPISGHMPSVDALFMSAVPIAKSVVATILTGMGQDGAQGLLELRKAGAKTFAQDEKSSVVYGMPRVAWEMGAAQQQVSLARMAGTLIQACKT; from the coding sequence ATGGAGGCCACCTACCCTGGCCTTCAGGTGCTTTTGGCCAACAATCTGATGATGGCCTACAATCAGGCGGAGGCGGGTCAGCCCACTTTTGCCTTCGTCGAGGATGGGTTCACCAAACTGCCCGAGTTCGAAATGATGCTGGCTCTTTTCTCAGCGCTTGATATCAGGTGGGTGTCTGTAATGGACAACCAGGGGTCAACGCCAGCGCGCAACTCCTCGCCATTGCTGGACGTCGGGGCTGGCATCTTCGAGCTGACGAAATCCGACAACCCCCGCGATTTTGCGCGCTATTTCGACATGATGGTCAAGGCGCCGCGCCGGGATCAGGCCTCGCCTTTGCAAAAACAAACCGCTGGCGGCACAGCAGGCCCCGGCAGTGACAAGATTATCTTGATCGGCTCCTCCACCGGCGGTGTGGAAGCCCTGCGTAGTGTGCTGGTCGGATTTCCGCTGAACTGTCCGCCAACCCTGATCGTTCAACACACTGGCAAGAATTTTGGCCGCGGGTTGGTTTCTCTTCTGGATCGCATTTGCCCAGCTAAGGTATTGACTGCCGACGACAATATGACGCTGTCGCCTGGCCATGTCTACGTCGCGGCCGGCCAGCCACGCCACATGGGTATGACCCCCCGAAAGCCGTATCGTACGCGGTTTAAGGAAGGTCCCCCAATCTCAGGTCATATGCCGTCGGTCGATGCACTTTTTATGTCTGCCGTGCCCATCGCAAAAAGCGTTGTTGCCACAATCTTAACCGGTATGGGGCAAGATGGGGCGCAAGGGCTGCTGGAGCTTCGCAAGGCCGGGGCAAAGACCTTTGCGCAGGACGAGAAAAGCAGTGTCGTCTACGGGATGCCACGCGTTGCTTGGGAAATGGGCGCCGCACAGCAACAGGTCTCGCTTGCGCGAATGGCCGGAACACTGATTCAGGCTTGCAAGACCTGA
- a CDS encoding chemotaxis protein CheD has translation MSVFANSTTVTVLQGEYRVSTSPTVVFSTVLGSCIAACIYDDQVGVGGMNHFLLASSTASDSVNARYGIHAMELLINGIMKKGARRENLKAKVFGGAKMSANLSDIGASNADFVQRFLRDESIAVVSSSVGGTSARRVRFHAVSGAAQQTQVKDDRRLGEQERVAARPTPAAKPAADVGAVTLF, from the coding sequence TTGAGCGTATTTGCTAACTCTACCACGGTGACCGTTCTACAAGGCGAGTATCGCGTATCGACATCCCCGACCGTGGTGTTCTCCACCGTGCTCGGCTCCTGCATTGCCGCGTGCATCTACGATGACCAAGTTGGTGTCGGCGGTATGAACCACTTTCTTCTGGCCTCCTCAACCGCCAGCGATAGTGTGAATGCGCGCTACGGTATCCATGCGATGGAACTGCTGATCAACGGGATCATGAAAAAAGGGGCGCGCCGCGAAAATCTGAAAGCCAAGGTTTTCGGCGGGGCCAAAATGTCGGCAAATCTCTCCGACATCGGCGCCTCAAATGCCGACTTCGTCCAGCGGTTCCTGCGGGACGAAAGCATCGCGGTGGTGTCATCCAGCGTTGGTGGCACTTCGGCAAGGCGGGTGCGTTTCCATGCGGTTTCGGGGGCTGCGCAGCAAACGCAGGTCAAAGATGACAGGCGTCTGGGCGAGCAGGAGCGTGTTGCTGCACGGCCGACTCCGGCGGCCAAACCCGCAGCAGATGTTGGTGCGGTCACGCTGTTCTAG